From Coffea arabica cultivar ET-39 chromosome 10e, Coffea Arabica ET-39 HiFi, whole genome shotgun sequence, one genomic window encodes:
- the LOC113711036 gene encoding NAC domain-containing protein 71-like, giving the protein MRGEDPMPPDDPTSFCLPPGSRFYPSEQQLVCYYLTSKNNGTNCYGKDVIKELDLYNFNPFNLPESGCFRFGSGGRRRHWYCYVRRVVLRETGRRRVAGGGYWKKRGRVRDVIDAGAGKVVVGTRKSFDFYSGDSHENAVRTRWALYEYALNDRHMGSFVLCRVFKKSDLGHNLSEHNISSCGEESVATVRHIGVQYDGSVTSVIGESKMHDKSTQNDDNEVLKLPTGQGNELDKTISLKPVSEQDLKTILEGDYIEVDDLLCLLPGVD; this is encoded by the exons ATGAGGGGAGAGGATCCAATGCCCCCGGATGATCCGACGTCGTTTTGTCTTCCACCAGGTTCTCGATTCTACCCTTCCGAGCAACAGCTCGTCTGCTACTACCTTACTTCTAAAAACAACGGCACCAATTGTTATGGCAAAGACGTAATTAAAGAGTTAGACTTGTACAATTTCAACCCGTTCAACTTACCTGAATCGGGTTGCTTCCGGTTCGGCAGCGGAGGGCGGAGGCGCCACTGGTATTGTTACGTTAGGAGGGTTGTTTTGAGGGAGACAGGGAGGAGGAGAGTCGCCGGTGGTGGGTATTGGAAAAAGAGGGGGAGGGTTAGGGATGTAATTGATGCGGGTGCAGGGAAAGTTGTGGTGGGGACGCGtaaaagttttgatttttattcGGGGGATTCACATGAGAATGCTGTTAGGACTCGTTGGGCCCTGTATGAATATGCTCTCAATGATCGTCATATG GGATCTTTTGTCCTTTGCCGAGTGTTTAAAAAATCTGATCTGGGACATAACTTATCAGAGCACAATATAAGTTCCTGCGGTGAGGAAAGTGTTGCAACTGTGCGTCATATAGGTGTTCAATATGATGGAAGTGTTACATCAGTTATTGGAGAATCTAAAATGCATGACAAGAGTACGCAAAATGATGATAATGAGGTTTTGAAGCTCCCTACAGGACAGGGTAATGAGTTAGACAAGACCATTAGCCTCAAGCCTGTTTCTGAGCAG GACTTGAAAACCATTCTAGAAGGAGATTATATAGAGGTCGATGACCTTCTATGCTTGCTTCCGGGTGTCGACTGA
- the LOC113712384 gene encoding polyadenylate-binding protein 2-like, translated as MAQIQVQNAGVTAGPNGVAAPAGGAAVAAAAAPIGGGNQFLSTSLYVGDLDVNVTDSQLYDLFNQVGQVVSVRVCRDLSTRRSLCYGYVNYSNPQDATRAMDVLNFTPINGKSIRIMYSHRDPSIRKSGTANIFIKNLDKAIDNKALHDTFSTFGNILSCKIATDGNGQSKGYGFVQFDHEESAQTAIDKLNGMLINDKQVYVGQFLRKQERESAFSRTKFNNVYVKNLSESTTDDDLKKIFGEHGAITSAVVMRDADGKSKCFGFVNFENADDAAKAVDALNGKKYDDKEWYVGKAQKKSEREQELKSQFEQTAKEVVDKYQGLNLYVKNLDDSIDDDKLKELFSDFGTITSCKVMQDPSGISRGSGFVAFTTPEEASRALSEMNGKMVISKPLYVALAQRKEERKARLQAQFAQMRPVAIGPTIAPRMPLYPPGGPAIGQHLYYGQAPPTIIPPQAGFGYQQQLVPGMRPGGAPLPNFFVPLVQQGQRPGGRRGAGPVQHAQQPVPLMQQQMLPRGRMFRYPPGRSVPDVRMPGVAGGVLSPYDMGGTLPREGTIGQPMPTTALASALANASPEQQRTMLGENLYPLVDQLEPDYAAKVTGMLLEMDQTEVLHLLESPDALKAKVAEAMEVLQNVQQGSGPADQLASLSLSDSIVS; from the exons atggcgCAGATTCAGGTGCAGAATGCGGGAGTGACAGCTGGGCCGAATGGAGTGGCGGCTCCGGCTGGTGGTGCTGCTGTGGCGGCAGCAGCGGCTCCCATTGGTGGAGGGAATCAGTTTTTGTCAACCTCGCTTTACGTGGGTGACCTGGACGTCAACGTGACGGACTCCCAATTGTACGATCTGTTCAACCAGGTGGGACAAGTGGTTTCGGTTAGGGTCTGTAGGGACCTCAGCACTCGCCGCTCACTCTGCTATGGCTACGTCAACTATAGCAATCCTCAGGATG CTACAAGGGCAATGGATGTGTTAAACTTCACTCCTATCAATGGCAAGTCGATCAGGATCATGTACTCTCATCGAGACCCTAGCATCCGTAAGAGTGGGACTGCAAATATCTTTATCAAG AATCTGGACAAGGCAATTGACAACAAAGCTTTGCATGATACATTCTCAACCTTTGGCAACATTCTTTCATGCAAGATAGCTACTGACGGCAATGGCCAATCTAAGGGTTATGGTTTTGTTCAATTTGACCATGAAGAATCTGCTCAGACTGCCATTGATAAGTTGAATGGAATGCTTATTAACGATAAGCAAGTGTATGTTGGTCAGTTCCTTCGTAAGCAGGAGAGAGAGTCCGCCTTCAGTAGGACCAAATTTAACAATGTCTATGTGAAAAATCTATCAGAGTCTACCACAGATGATGatctaaagaaaatttttggggagCATGGAGCAATCACTAGTGCAGTGGTGATGAGGGATGCAGATGGAAAATCCAAGTGTTTTGGGTTTGTCAACTTTGAGAATGCAGATGATGCTGCCAAAGCTGTTGATGCTCTTAATGGAAAAAAATATGATGACAAGGAGTGGTATGTTGGAAAAGCCCAAAAGAAGTCTGAAAGAGAGCAAGAGCTCAAGAGTCAATTTGAGCAAACGGCAAAGGAAGTGGTAGACAAATATCAAGGTTTGAATTTATATGTAAAGAACCTGGATGACAGCATTGATGATGATAAACTTAAGGAACTGTTTTCGGATTTTGGCACCATAACCTCATGCAAG GTTATGCAGGATCCTAGTGGTATTAGCAGAGGATCAGGTTTTGTAGCTTTCACAACTCCTGAAGAAGCTTCTAGAGCT CTTTCTGAGATGAATGGAAAGATGGTGATCAGCAAGCCACTTTATGTTGCACTGGCGCAGAGGAAAGAAGAGCGAAAAGCAAGATTACAG GCTCAGTTTGCGCAAATGAGGCCTGTTGCAATAGGGCCAACTATTGCTCCTAGAATGCCTCTTTATCCTCCTGGTGGTCCTGCTATTGGACAACATCTATATTATGGGCAAGCTCCTCCTACTATAATCCCTCCACAG GCTGGATTTGGATATCAGCAGCAGCTTGTACCTGGAATGCGACCTGGTGGAGCTCCTTTGCCAAATTTCTTTGTGCCACTGGTCCAGCAAGGCCAGCGGCCTGGTGGAAGGCGTGGAGCAGGGCCAGTGCAACATGCCCAGCAGCCAGTGCCATTGATGCAGCAGCAG ATGCTACCAAGGGGACGGATGTTTAGGTATCCACCTGGCCGCAGTGTTCCTGATGTGCGAATGCCTGGTGTAGCAGGAGGCGTTCTCTCTCCATATGACATGGGTGGGACGCTTCCCCGAGAAGGTACCATTGGTCAGCCAATGCCAACTACCGCTCTGGCATCTGCGCTTGCAAATGCATCCCCAGAACAGCAACGCACG ATGTTGGGTGAAAATCTGTATCCCTTGGTTGATCAGCTGGAGCCTGATTATGCAGCCAAAGTTACAGGCATGCTTCTGGAGATGGACCAGACAGAGGTCTTGCATCTACTGGAATCACCAGATGCTTTAAAGGCAAAAGTTGCTGAGGCAATGGAGGTCCTGCAGAATGTTCAGCAGGGAAGCGGCCCAGCTGATCAGCTAGCCTCACTTTCCCTGAGTGACAGCATCGTTTCCTGA
- the LOC113711152 gene encoding WUSCHEL-related homeobox 4 isoform X2, giving the protein MGSMKVHQFARGFWEHEPSLTLGCKRLRPLAPKLSNTDNTPTTVPPFDLKSFIRPESGPRKLGSSDDKRETAHVDTHPGGTRWNPTQEQIGILEMLYRGGMRTPNAQQIEQITAQLGKYGKIEGKNVFYWFQNHKARERQKQKRNNLGLNHSPRAPGVTTTTTISSSLTHESRVGV; this is encoded by the exons ATGGGAAGCATGAAGGTGCATCAGTTTGCACGTGGATTTTGGGAGCATGAACCATCCCTCACGCTTGGCTGCAAGCGTTTACGCCCTCTTGCGCCCAAGCTCTCCAACACCGACAATACTCCCACCACCGTCCCCCCTTTCGATCTCAAGAGCTTCATCAGACCTGAAAGCGGCCCCAGAAAGCTCGGATCCTCAGACGACAAGAGAGAAACTGCCCAT GTGGATACACACCCGGGAGGGACGAGGTGGAATCCAACCCAAGAGCAAATAGGTATACTAGAAATGCTGTACAGAGGGGGCATGAGGACTCCAAATGCTCAACAAATTGAACAAATCACGGCACAGCTGGGAAAGTATGGAAAGATAGAGGGGAAAAATGTGTTTTACTGGTTCCAAAACCACAAAGCACGCGAGAGGCAGAAGCAAAAGCGCAATAATCTCGGCCTTAACCATAGTCCAAGAGCTCCTGgtgtcaccaccaccactaCCATTAGTAGTTCTTTAACACATGAGTCAAGG GTAGGTGTGTGA
- the LOC113711152 gene encoding WUSCHEL-related homeobox 4 isoform X1 has translation MGSMKVHQFARGFWEHEPSLTLGCKRLRPLAPKLSNTDNTPTTVPPFDLKSFIRPESGPRKLGSSDDKRETAHVDTHPGGTRWNPTQEQIGILEMLYRGGMRTPNAQQIEQITAQLGKYGKIEGKNVFYWFQNHKARERQKQKRNNLGLNHSPRAPGVTTTTTISSSLTHESRGDFGREEDSPYKRKCRSWTFECLEEDKRYCRNEGDRTLELFPLHPENR, from the exons ATGGGAAGCATGAAGGTGCATCAGTTTGCACGTGGATTTTGGGAGCATGAACCATCCCTCACGCTTGGCTGCAAGCGTTTACGCCCTCTTGCGCCCAAGCTCTCCAACACCGACAATACTCCCACCACCGTCCCCCCTTTCGATCTCAAGAGCTTCATCAGACCTGAAAGCGGCCCCAGAAAGCTCGGATCCTCAGACGACAAGAGAGAAACTGCCCAT GTGGATACACACCCGGGAGGGACGAGGTGGAATCCAACCCAAGAGCAAATAGGTATACTAGAAATGCTGTACAGAGGGGGCATGAGGACTCCAAATGCTCAACAAATTGAACAAATCACGGCACAGCTGGGAAAGTATGGAAAGATAGAGGGGAAAAATGTGTTTTACTGGTTCCAAAACCACAAAGCACGCGAGAGGCAGAAGCAAAAGCGCAATAATCTCGGCCTTAACCATAGTCCAAGAGCTCCTGgtgtcaccaccaccactaCCATTAGTAGTTCTTTAACACATGAGTCAAGG GGAGACTTTGGGAGAGAAGAAGATAGTCCTTACAAGAGAAAGTGCAGGTCATGGACTTTTGAATGCTTGGAAGAGGACAAGAGATATTGTAGAAATGAGGGAGATAGGACCCTAGAACTCTTCCCATTGCACCCAGAGAACAGATGA
- the LOC113711700 gene encoding ethylene-responsive transcription factor ERF011-like: MEGGCCSSTEKRKERENHHQQEKPYRGIRMRKWGKWVAEIREPNKRSRIWLGSYSSPVAAARAYDTAVFYLRGPSARLNFPECIVEDDELHDLSAAAIRKRATEVGARVDALQQTAVHASSTKSNSTPPRLEKPDLNEYPSPETSDDN; encoded by the coding sequence ATGGAAGGGGGGTGTTGTTCAAGcacagagaaaagaaaggaaagggaaaATCATCACCAACAGGAGAAACCCTACAGAGGAATAAGGATGAGAAAGTGGGGTAAATGGGTGGCTGAGATTAGGGAGCCTAACAAGAGGTCAAGAATATGGCTTGGCTCCTACTCTTCTCCGGTGGCAGCGGCGCGGGCTTACGACACCGCCGTCTTCTACCTTAGAGGCCCTTCTGCGAGGCTTAACTTCCCTGAATGCATAGTTGAAGATGATGAGCTGCATGACTTGTCTGCGGCTGCTATTAGAAAGAGAGCTACTGAGGTCGGAGCCAGAGTTGATGCGCTTCAACAAACTGCGGTGCATGCTTCTTCGACAAAATCCAATTCTACTCCTCCTCGCCTGGAGAAGCCTGACTTGAATGAATATCCTAGCCCGGAAACTTCTGACGACAACTGA